The Geotalea uraniireducens Rf4 genome window below encodes:
- a CDS encoding IS1595-like element ISGur2 family transposase, whose translation MTKNHFQFQQGLSLNDFLYSYGTEEQCSAILEKSRWPQGFKCPSCQSTSHCVVWHAQVKTFQCNRCHTQTTLTAGSIFHSTKLPLVQWFQAMYFLTQTKNNVSALELKRLIGVCYKTAWRVKHKLMQVMVEQEQDTILLGRVEVDDAYLGGENPGGKAGRGSENKTPFIAAVETNEKGHPLRAVFTKVPAFNREVVTEWAKRSLSASATVVSDGLACFRAVTEAGCFHTPTIVGKKRKSTDIVCFNWVNTILGNLKTSISGTYHAFDFEKYGTRYLAEVQYRFNRRKDLRGMLSRLISAAATTGKHPEHNLRLAEDWR comes from the coding sequence ATGACGAAGAATCACTTTCAGTTTCAACAAGGGCTCAGCTTGAACGACTTTTTGTACAGCTATGGCACTGAAGAGCAATGTTCAGCGATCTTGGAAAAGAGCCGCTGGCCCCAGGGTTTCAAATGTCCTTCCTGTCAGAGTACCAGCCACTGTGTAGTCTGGCATGCACAAGTCAAAACATTTCAGTGCAATCGGTGTCATACCCAGACAACGCTGACCGCAGGCTCGATTTTTCACTCAACCAAGTTGCCGCTGGTCCAATGGTTTCAGGCCATGTACTTTCTCACGCAAACCAAGAACAATGTCTCGGCTCTGGAGTTGAAGCGCCTGATCGGTGTTTGCTACAAAACCGCATGGCGTGTGAAGCACAAGCTCATGCAAGTTATGGTTGAACAGGAGCAGGACACGATTTTGCTCGGCCGGGTCGAAGTAGATGATGCCTACCTGGGTGGAGAAAACCCAGGAGGCAAGGCCGGGCGAGGTTCGGAAAACAAGACGCCGTTTATTGCTGCTGTTGAAACCAATGAAAAGGGCCATCCACTTCGTGCTGTGTTTACAAAGGTGCCAGCCTTTAACCGCGAAGTAGTCACCGAATGGGCAAAACGGTCACTGTCAGCTTCAGCGACAGTGGTAAGCGACGGACTGGCCTGCTTTCGTGCAGTTACCGAGGCTGGATGTTTCCATACCCCAACCATTGTCGGGAAGAAACGCAAGAGTACCGACATTGTGTGTTTCAATTGGGTCAATACCATTCTCGGCAACCTCAAGACGTCGATCTCTGGAACGTACCATGCATTTGATTTCGAAAAGTATGGAACTCGTTACCTGGCTGAGGTTCAATACCGATTCAACCGCCGGAAGGATCTGCGCGGCATGCTCTCGCGACTGATCTCGGCGGCGGCTACTACTGGCAAGCATCCCGAGCACAATCTCAGACTGGCTGAAGATTGGCGCTAA
- a CDS encoding PI-PLC domain-containing protein encodes MRSYLTRLLIVIQFVIIIFGLLQNENRAFLKQLFLRSDAVLFNGSLYRLYLHQQKPRDSMLVASHAVDDYSWLGAEPFLVIAHGLGPKLYGGDNTIKTLVKGRERGFRVYEVDISLTADNVLVCYHGGDETEINAMRYADYLAVCRSKGQDPCRFDDIVSYARKNPAVSFVLDVKNRFYDAYGMIRNAVGDQNLGKSFIPQVYDFEQLPFIRKDGLFAGEIFTSYRSALTNRQIFDYSKKYDVKVITLTLQRFVEQKGDFPRDLVILTHPVNDPFIAADVKKLGARGIYTSYITHRSIPELFTSALFFTPLKQV; translated from the coding sequence ATGAGATCATATTTAACAAGGTTGTTGATCGTTATTCAGTTTGTAATAATCATCTTCGGGTTGCTACAAAATGAGAACCGTGCCTTCCTGAAACAGCTGTTCCTTCGTTCAGACGCGGTGCTTTTCAATGGTTCGTTGTACCGGCTGTATCTTCACCAGCAGAAACCACGTGATTCAATGTTAGTGGCCTCGCATGCTGTAGATGATTATTCCTGGCTTGGGGCTGAGCCATTTCTTGTAATCGCCCACGGCCTTGGTCCAAAACTTTACGGTGGAGATAACACCATTAAAACATTGGTAAAAGGGAGAGAGCGAGGCTTCCGTGTGTATGAGGTGGATATTTCGCTGACAGCAGATAATGTGTTGGTGTGCTACCATGGTGGCGATGAGACGGAGATAAATGCGATGCGATATGCTGATTATCTGGCTGTATGCCGATCAAAGGGGCAGGATCCCTGCCGTTTTGATGACATCGTCAGTTATGCCCGCAAAAATCCTGCTGTCTCTTTTGTGCTTGATGTTAAAAACCGCTTCTATGATGCCTACGGGATGATCAGAAATGCTGTTGGTGATCAGAACCTGGGCAAATCATTCATCCCACAGGTGTATGACTTTGAACAGCTGCCATTTATACGCAAGGACGGTTTGTTTGCTGGTGAGATATTCACGTCATATCGTAGTGCTCTAACTAATCGCCAGATTTTCGACTATTCAAAAAAATACGATGTAAAAGTCATTACCCTGACTCTACAGCGATTTGTTGAACAAAAAGGGGACTTCCCGCGTGATTTAGTAATCCTTACCCACCCCGTAAATGATCCCTTTATTGCCGCCGATGTTAAAAAATTAGGTGCCAGGGGTATCTATACCAGCTATATCACCCATCGAAGTATACCTGAGTTGTTTACGTCGGCACTGTTTTTCACGCCTTTAAAACAAGTATAA
- a CDS encoding sulfatase-like hydrolase/transferase, whose protein sequence is MWYLTFKRESVTLQRHNLQGRKVLLVVPLCLVLLDVLNGSNFVARLSDATYFNYNIAGSALVKVGRDIKASITKRKIPQKELGPNEYAMSGVRADLTAGILPLQHVVLVIVESWGLSNDTALNQAIVAPLTNPSPLSRYQVRRATVPFYGATVSAELRELYARRASDPEDVVSGTSLPALFAAKGYETVALHGFMPVFFGRNEWYPQAGFRTSLFINDIDKLQPVHERCGSTSFRGICDDTVPSLIKQVLVAQGAASAPKFIYWLTLNSHYPYASPDHPSHFACGQFDLSSEHQDICNLSAILNSTFEALGKLVSDPGIPPTRFIVVGDHNPPFLMRSKDGLYDKKSVPMIELIPKVQEISR, encoded by the coding sequence ATGTGGTATCTGACGTTCAAGAGAGAATCAGTCACCTTACAAAGACACAACCTGCAAGGTAGAAAAGTATTGCTGGTAGTTCCACTGTGCCTTGTATTGCTTGATGTATTGAATGGCTCCAATTTTGTTGCGCGCTTGAGTGATGCTACGTATTTTAACTATAACATTGCCGGTTCGGCGCTGGTGAAAGTTGGCCGCGACATTAAGGCATCTATTACGAAACGAAAAATTCCACAAAAGGAACTTGGCCCAAATGAGTATGCAATGTCAGGTGTACGTGCTGATCTTACTGCGGGCATCTTGCCACTGCAGCATGTTGTACTAGTGATTGTCGAGTCTTGGGGACTCTCCAATGATACCGCTCTTAATCAGGCCATAGTAGCACCGCTGACCAATCCCAGCCCGTTATCGCGTTATCAGGTGCGTCGTGCAACGGTGCCGTTTTATGGAGCAACGGTGTCAGCTGAACTCCGTGAACTGTATGCACGACGTGCTTCAGATCCGGAAGATGTCGTATCGGGGACATCTCTTCCTGCACTGTTTGCTGCCAAAGGCTATGAAACCGTTGCGCTGCATGGATTTATGCCGGTATTTTTCGGCAGGAATGAATGGTATCCTCAAGCCGGATTTCGCACAAGTCTGTTTATTAACGATATTGACAAACTTCAACCCGTCCACGAACGATGCGGTTCCACAAGTTTTCGTGGCATTTGTGATGATACGGTACCGTCCTTGATCAAGCAGGTGCTTGTAGCACAGGGCGCTGCAAGTGCACCGAAATTCATTTACTGGCTTACGCTAAACTCACACTACCCTTATGCCTCACCTGATCACCCTTCCCATTTTGCATGCGGTCAATTTGACCTTTCTTCGGAACATCAGGATATATGCAACCTTTCAGCAATACTCAATTCCACGTTTGAAGCGCTTGGAAAGCTGGTTTCTGATCCAGGTATTCCGCCAACACGTTTTATTGTCGTCGGAGACCATAACCCCCCATTTCTGATGCGTTCTAAAGATGGTTTGTACGACAAAAAATCAGTTCCAATGATTGAACTCATTCCAAAGGTGCAGGAAATCAGTCGATGA